From the genome of Methylomonas sp. UP202, one region includes:
- a CDS encoding glycosyltransferase, with product MAVRPDCYFLDLKLALLEAERQNRCVDETGVERLQYCYYDGPLSDSLLPNLIYVSQYQFSEFFANNTLPIPKYVVDQDGREHDLTADPGNMLEEILVLRNADNHRPNHKDTDFFNALEALNTAKQRNVRIADDGSTGLQLCYYHGEKLASDLENLIHVDLDRILEFLVFSRLRLPEELRADPELMADYQQVLDSVFETRAQFTAELERQALDQQPDFAADRPWRVLIYAANSSSVLCPLAETLAKSGYSVMLYVVSDTLHTLNRVDALNQYVEFRPHILIQENQLDNGFLADDVINMVYWLADDVGFESLASLPFRKNDFNFCRAETVFQHLKRCGADNVVRIEPEADELTLPILWGSFNHARPNSRREILEPPIVLEGPAEEINQCAERWSGNFQALKQFRPMLYENLGVYLADRQINVFVGEAIAGEFYAVAVFAGEQRLYQLDLPKKAENIRNIRAQAKVAQRFNVPCYGLAGIGDGGELAAIFSATSTPIAEMPNLEIPIYLVDADFGGLLATMLVRDIRDVLAENRVWLCFQASGFSEFVAELNAKQSILPEVTINVSATETEFQQIKHAVDEARDYRSDSHAELLGIIDDYYRQVSFETWRDKFQQNPATPIRVMGFASRFTSFLQYCMRDLLDGFARAGAEIQLSTDTANFRRNGMESIVAQIAEFKPDLILSIDHFRHEFAGLPEPVPFVNWIQDMLPSITQNRRAVKSRDFTFVFSKDWLAINRNPLYASFPVEYLPLGFNDAYYYPIQNRAYQYDFLFITHLIDPAKTLSPFRSGQGSFNNYDSTELSLLKQRKLTVDILNRIYRVILEYTDQLPIDQFHRFCLDNQIGKFKLVEQLLGDHGITITIDVINQLMAGSGSRFHYHYLTEMKTRPISALLDAGLNIELALYGRNWDKLAKFSPYAHGVAENGDNINELMNRSRICFNGSPGTSLHMRALEIMAAGCFMLSRRIYKDAAPLSEYYSDDEVAYYADEKDLIRQVEFYLHNEGARAEIADKAYRKTLSLFSYRSIAERIRDSVALRLSEPV from the coding sequence ATGGCCGTTAGACCGGATTGCTATTTTCTCGATCTGAAATTGGCTTTGCTAGAAGCCGAGCGGCAAAACCGTTGCGTCGACGAAACCGGCGTGGAGCGCTTGCAATATTGTTATTACGACGGGCCGCTAAGCGATAGCCTATTGCCGAATTTAATTTATGTTTCGCAATATCAATTTAGCGAGTTTTTTGCGAATAACACGCTGCCGATACCGAAATACGTCGTCGACCAAGACGGTCGGGAGCATGATTTAACGGCCGATCCCGGCAATATGCTTGAAGAAATTCTGGTATTGCGAAACGCGGACAATCACCGGCCGAATCATAAGGATACCGACTTTTTTAATGCCTTGGAGGCCTTGAATACCGCAAAGCAACGCAATGTTCGGATTGCCGACGACGGTAGTACCGGTTTGCAGCTTTGCTATTACCACGGCGAAAAATTGGCAAGCGATTTGGAAAATCTGATCCATGTGGATTTGGACCGTATCCTGGAGTTTTTGGTATTCAGCCGATTGCGTTTGCCGGAAGAATTGCGAGCGGACCCCGAGTTAATGGCCGACTACCAACAGGTGCTGGATTCGGTGTTCGAAACCAGGGCGCAATTCACTGCTGAGTTGGAACGGCAAGCGCTGGATCAGCAACCGGATTTCGCCGCCGATCGGCCGTGGCGTGTTCTTATCTACGCGGCCAATTCTTCGTCGGTATTATGTCCACTGGCGGAAACGCTGGCTAAAAGCGGATACTCGGTGATGTTATATGTGGTTAGCGATACCCTGCATACGCTAAACAGGGTTGATGCGCTGAATCAATATGTCGAATTCCGCCCGCATATTCTGATTCAGGAAAATCAATTGGATAATGGTTTTCTGGCGGATGATGTCATTAATATGGTTTATTGGCTGGCCGACGATGTGGGATTCGAATCCTTGGCGTCGCTGCCGTTTAGAAAAAACGACTTTAATTTCTGCCGGGCGGAAACCGTTTTCCAACATTTAAAACGTTGCGGGGCCGACAATGTTGTTCGGATCGAGCCGGAAGCCGACGAGCTGACTCTACCGATACTGTGGGGTAGTTTCAATCATGCGCGGCCGAATTCGCGGCGCGAGATACTCGAGCCGCCGATCGTGCTGGAAGGACCCGCTGAGGAGATTAATCAATGCGCGGAACGCTGGTCCGGTAATTTTCAGGCCCTAAAACAATTTAGGCCGATGCTCTATGAAAACCTCGGTGTTTATTTAGCCGATCGCCAAATTAACGTATTTGTCGGCGAAGCCATCGCGGGCGAATTTTATGCGGTCGCGGTATTTGCCGGCGAGCAGCGGCTTTACCAATTGGATTTGCCGAAAAAAGCCGAAAACATCAGGAATATACGCGCCCAGGCGAAGGTGGCTCAACGCTTTAACGTGCCTTGTTACGGCTTGGCCGGCATCGGCGACGGCGGCGAATTAGCCGCAATATTTTCCGCCACATCGACACCGATCGCGGAAATGCCGAATCTCGAGATTCCGATTTATCTGGTCGATGCCGATTTCGGCGGCTTGCTGGCTACTATGTTAGTCCGGGATATTCGAGACGTGCTCGCCGAGAATAGAGTATGGTTGTGCTTTCAAGCGTCCGGTTTTAGCGAGTTTGTCGCCGAATTGAATGCTAAGCAATCGATTTTGCCGGAAGTGACGATTAATGTTAGCGCGACGGAAACCGAGTTTCAGCAAATTAAGCACGCGGTGGACGAGGCCAGGGACTATAGAAGCGATTCTCACGCGGAATTGCTGGGGATAATCGACGATTACTACCGGCAAGTCAGTTTTGAAACTTGGCGCGACAAGTTTCAGCAAAACCCAGCAACGCCAATTCGAGTGATGGGCTTTGCCTCGCGATTTACCAGCTTTTTGCAATATTGCATGCGGGACTTGCTGGACGGTTTTGCCAGAGCCGGCGCGGAAATTCAGCTATCCACCGATACCGCTAATTTCCGCCGTAACGGCATGGAAAGTATCGTGGCGCAAATCGCTGAGTTTAAACCGGACCTGATACTGTCCATCGATCATTTTCGCCACGAATTTGCTGGCTTGCCGGAACCGGTGCCGTTCGTCAATTGGATACAGGATATGTTGCCGTCGATTACCCAAAATCGCCGCGCCGTCAAATCCAGGGATTTTACCTTCGTATTTTCCAAGGATTGGTTGGCGATAAATCGCAATCCATTATATGCCAGTTTTCCGGTCGAATATTTACCGCTCGGCTTTAACGACGCCTATTATTATCCGATCCAAAACCGCGCCTACCAATACGACTTCTTGTTTATTACCCATCTGATCGATCCGGCAAAAACGCTGTCCCCGTTTCGATCCGGTCAGGGAAGTTTTAATAATTACGACTCGACCGAATTGAGCTTACTGAAACAGCGGAAACTGACTGTCGATATTTTAAACAGGATATACCGGGTTATTTTAGAATATACCGATCAGTTGCCGATCGATCAATTTCACCGCTTTTGCCTAGATAATCAAATCGGTAAATTTAAGTTGGTGGAACAATTATTGGGCGACCACGGTATAACCATCACGATTGACGTTATTAATCAATTAATGGCCGGCAGCGGTAGTCGATTTCACTATCATTATTTAACCGAGATGAAGACCCGGCCGATCTCCGCATTGCTCGATGCCGGGCTGAATATCGAGTTGGCGCTATACGGTAGAAATTGGGATAAACTTGCCAAGTTTTCGCCTTACGCGCACGGCGTCGCCGAAAACGGCGATAATATCAACGAATTAATGAATCGCTCGCGAATTTGTTTTAACGGCAGTCCCGGAACCAGTTTGCACATGCGCGCGTTGGAAATCATGGCGGCAGGTTGTTTTATGTTGTCCCGGCGTATTTACAAGGATGCCGCGCCGCTGTCGGAATATTATTCCGACGATGAGGTGGCTTATTACGCGGATGAAAAAGACTTGATCCGGCAAGTCGAGTTTTATCTGCATAACGAGGGCGCCCGCGCGGAAATCGCCGACAAGGCTTATCGAAAAACCTTGAGCTTGTTTTCCTATCGGAGTATCGCGGAACGTATTCGAGATTCCGTTGCACTGCGCTTGTCCGAGCCTGTTTAA
- a CDS encoding radical SAM protein, producing MSRTEFKQMLGIRTLPSLHLEVSLGCNISCAMCTFHDDLKKFRWMPADRLKTVTQGFDGFGLVHIGDGSEPLINHDIFEIIAYLRTQDIPVSLQTNAKLIRNAGDAENLVRSGLTLLSISLDGVTDVTVKKIRGGLGFSEIARAIDLINEAKLRLGSDTPYLASNAVAMRCNLDELPQLAAYLLDHQFRSFRVGFLELRKPNDQLVGELLIYEKLRAYQVVKEIKSIIEAHQNSMSFNDGLFDTDNSQSRRDTCTGYKDRFYVDWSGAMTTCYGKKYLGNIFEQGLSALILSDEYKGYVREVTAPNNSTCALCRFCEVMSFDRISDHFGRRAVDHYSMDAIIQSIEYANQGGEVREFWLAQSALA from the coding sequence ATGAGTCGGACCGAGTTCAAGCAAATGCTGGGCATACGCACGTTACCCAGTCTACATTTGGAAGTGTCGTTGGGCTGTAATATCAGTTGTGCGATGTGTACGTTTCACGATGACTTGAAGAAATTCCGGTGGATGCCAGCCGATCGGCTGAAAACCGTAACGCAAGGTTTTGATGGCTTTGGCTTGGTGCATATTGGTGACGGTAGCGAACCGCTGATCAATCACGATATTTTCGAAATTATCGCTTATTTACGGACGCAAGATATTCCGGTATCGCTGCAAACCAATGCCAAACTGATTCGTAATGCCGGTGATGCCGAAAACTTGGTTAGGTCCGGTTTAACCTTGTTGTCGATTTCGTTGGATGGTGTCACCGATGTCACCGTCAAAAAAATCCGCGGGGGGTTGGGATTCTCGGAGATCGCCAGAGCCATAGACTTAATCAACGAAGCGAAACTTCGTTTGGGATCGGACACCCCCTATCTGGCGTCGAATGCGGTCGCGATGCGTTGCAATCTCGACGAGCTTCCGCAACTTGCGGCTTATTTGTTAGATCATCAATTTCGCAGTTTCAGGGTCGGTTTTCTGGAGTTACGCAAACCCAACGATCAACTGGTCGGAGAATTGTTAATCTACGAAAAGTTGAGAGCTTATCAGGTAGTAAAAGAGATTAAATCGATTATTGAGGCCCACCAAAATAGCATGAGTTTTAATGACGGGTTATTCGATACGGACAACAGCCAATCACGCCGAGATACTTGCACCGGCTATAAGGACCGGTTTTATGTCGATTGGTCAGGGGCAATGACAACCTGTTACGGTAAGAAATATTTAGGAAATATTTTTGAACAAGGCTTGAGCGCATTGATTCTGTCCGACGAGTACAAAGGCTACGTTCGGGAAGTGACGGCGCCAAATAACTCGACCTGCGCGTTGTGCCGGTTTTGCGAGGTGATGAGCTTCGATAGGATATCCGATCATTTCGGCCGCCGAGCAGTGGATCACTATTCGATGGATGCAATTATTCAGTCTATTGAGTACGCGAATCAAGGCGGCGAAGTTCGAGAATTCTGGTTGGCTCAATCGGCTTTGGCTTAG
- a CDS encoding NAD-dependent 4,6-dehydratase LegB: MNKVLVTGADGFIGSHLTEMLAARGCEVRALAQYNSFNSWGWLDDAACKNDIEVVCGDVRDPAFCRAICRDIDTVFHLAALIAIPYSYQAPDSYVDTNIRGTLNICQAARDAGVRRVIHTSTSEVYGTARYVPIDEKHPLQPQSPYSASKIAADAMAMSFFNAFNLPLTIARPFNTYGPRQSARAVIPTIITQIAAGKKQIQLGDVSPTRDFNYVEDTCRGFIALAESDSTIGETVNIGSNFEISVGDTLALIKTIMASDVEFLVDEQRLRPEKSEVNRLWCDNAKLKTLTGFAPQVGLEEGLRRTAAWFKEADNLKKYKTDIYNV; the protein is encoded by the coding sequence ATGAACAAAGTGCTAGTGACCGGCGCCGACGGCTTCATCGGCTCGCATTTGACCGAAATGCTGGCGGCGCGCGGCTGCGAGGTGCGGGCGCTGGCCCAGTACAATTCCTTCAACAGTTGGGGCTGGCTCGACGACGCGGCGTGCAAGAACGACATCGAAGTGGTGTGCGGCGACGTGCGCGATCCGGCGTTCTGCCGGGCCATTTGCCGGGACATCGACACGGTGTTTCATTTGGCCGCGTTGATCGCGATCCCGTATTCCTACCAGGCACCGGACAGCTATGTCGATACCAATATTCGCGGCACCTTGAACATCTGCCAGGCCGCCCGCGATGCCGGCGTACGCCGGGTGATCCATACCTCGACCAGCGAGGTTTACGGCACCGCGCGATACGTGCCCATCGACGAAAAACATCCCTTGCAACCACAATCGCCGTACAGCGCTTCCAAGATTGCCGCCGACGCGATGGCGATGAGCTTTTTCAACGCCTTCAATCTGCCTCTGACCATCGCCCGGCCGTTCAATACTTACGGTCCCCGCCAATCGGCCAGGGCGGTGATTCCGACCATCATCACCCAAATCGCCGCCGGCAAAAAGCAAATCCAGCTGGGCGACGTTTCGCCGACTCGCGATTTCAATTATGTCGAAGACACCTGCCGGGGCTTCATCGCACTAGCCGAATCGGATAGTACCATCGGCGAGACGGTCAATATCGGCTCGAATTTCGAAATCTCGGTCGGCGATACCCTGGCGTTAATTAAGACCATCATGGCCAGCGATGTCGAGTTTCTGGTGGACGAACAGCGTTTGCGGCCGGAAAAGTCGGAAGTCAATCGGCTTTGGTGCGACAACGCCAAGCTCAAGACCTTGACCGGCTTCGCGCCGCAAGTCGGTTTGGAGGAAGGCTTGCGCCGGACCGCGGCTTGGTTTAAAGAGGCCGACAATCTGAAAAAGTACAAAACGGACATTTACAATGTTTGA
- a CDS encoding glycosyltransferase translates to MTNPGVSLFFPRDNAWYRHLAGQIAGGFAGRDVRLSWHCGPLSEAEMLAWIKERGTRVIFDMNRPRSDLPYLPADIVHICWVVDFNGRPISDFQGSEITYLFGPKWLEKYPHHAFYRWFGPGACPKSYYPSGAAPAGRAAFVGHIPRPWRTEELARDISQSDPPLKFGEFLPHIEQALLEHRASLKVHEDYMCLLTDLALSVFGVELAFDRTLAYDMTGRLIRLVNRRELLDALVDLKLPLDIYGPENWRDWPAYRDYYRRFLNDPGDMRAVYESSMNFHEGNGMHFRVVDCMASAGLIFVRKGAYDENPGGIKTFFTPGEHYIEFDIDDLSDKVGFYRDNPQEANRIRNNAAQEILNHHTWRHRVDSIFNDLKTIGYSSV, encoded by the coding sequence GTGACGAACCCTGGCGTTTCGCTGTTTTTCCCGCGTGACAATGCGTGGTACCGCCATCTGGCCGGCCAAATTGCCGGCGGATTCGCCGGCCGCGACGTTCGCCTATCCTGGCATTGCGGCCCGCTGAGCGAGGCGGAAATGCTAGCCTGGATCAAGGAGCGCGGTACGCGCGTCATTTTCGATATGAATCGGCCCAGAAGCGATTTGCCTTACTTGCCGGCCGATATTGTCCATATTTGTTGGGTCGTGGATTTTAACGGCAGGCCGATTAGCGACTTTCAGGGTAGCGAGATTACTTATTTATTCGGCCCCAAGTGGCTGGAAAAATACCCGCATCATGCTTTTTATCGTTGGTTTGGACCAGGCGCGTGCCCGAAGAGCTACTACCCGAGCGGCGCCGCGCCGGCCGGCCGCGCCGCGTTCGTCGGACACATTCCGCGGCCCTGGCGGACTGAGGAACTGGCGAGGGACATTTCCCAATCCGACCCGCCATTAAAGTTTGGCGAATTTCTGCCGCATATAGAACAAGCCTTGCTGGAACATCGGGCGAGTTTGAAAGTGCATGAAGACTACATGTGTTTGCTAACCGACTTGGCGTTGAGCGTGTTCGGCGTCGAATTAGCTTTCGACCGGACCTTGGCATACGACATGACCGGCCGGCTGATACGGCTGGTGAATCGTCGGGAATTACTGGATGCGCTGGTCGATTTGAAATTGCCGCTGGACATATACGGTCCGGAAAATTGGCGCGATTGGCCGGCTTATCGCGATTATTACCGGCGTTTTTTGAATGATCCTGGCGATATGCGAGCGGTATACGAGTCGTCCATGAATTTCCATGAGGGGAACGGCATGCATTTTCGAGTTGTGGACTGTATGGCGTCGGCCGGTTTGATATTTGTTCGAAAAGGGGCGTACGACGAGAATCCCGGCGGAATTAAAACCTTTTTTACGCCAGGTGAGCATTATATCGAGTTCGATATCGACGATTTATCCGATAAGGTGGGGTTTTACCGCGACAATCCACAGGAGGCGAATCGAATCAGAAATAATGCCGCACAAGAAATTCTGAACCATCACACCTGGCGGCATCGCGTCGATTCTATTTTCAACGATTTAAAAACGATAGGCTATTCGTCCGTGTAA
- a CDS encoding acylneuraminate cytidylyltransferase family protein — translation MSISTLIVVPARAGSKGLPDKNIRRLGDKPLLAWTARAIAEADLPDCLSILSTDSEQYAEIGRQYGLPVPFIRPAACATDSASALQVAQHALGWFRDQYGYLPERLMWLQPTSPFRSQDALQQAARMMAEPDVDAVVGCKEIHRDPTTLFRADDGYLVPLDSRQPTQTSRQQSRPLLTPNGAMYLCPSEYLLARLSFYPPNTRPLIMNAVQSLDIDTEEDWAIAEAFIKQGLV, via the coding sequence ATGTCGATCTCCACGCTGATCGTCGTGCCGGCCCGCGCCGGTTCCAAGGGTTTGCCGGATAAAAACATCCGGCGGCTGGGCGATAAGCCACTGTTGGCCTGGACCGCTCGGGCCATCGCCGAGGCGGACTTGCCCGATTGCTTGAGTATCCTATCGACCGATTCCGAGCAGTACGCCGAGATCGGCCGGCAATACGGTTTACCGGTGCCGTTTATCCGACCGGCGGCCTGCGCGACCGATAGCGCGTCGGCGTTGCAAGTCGCGCAACATGCGTTGGGATGGTTTCGCGATCAATACGGCTATTTGCCCGAGCGGCTGATGTGGCTGCAACCGACTTCGCCGTTTCGTTCGCAGGATGCGCTTCAGCAAGCCGCGCGGATGATGGCGGAGCCGGATGTCGATGCGGTCGTGGGTTGCAAGGAAATCCATCGCGACCCGACCACGCTGTTTCGCGCCGACGACGGCTATCTGGTGCCGTTGGACAGTCGGCAACCGACTCAGACCAGCCGGCAACAAAGTCGTCCATTGCTAACCCCGAACGGGGCGATGTATCTATGCCCCAGCGAATATTTGCTGGCACGGCTATCCTTTTATCCGCCCAACACCCGGCCGTTAATCATGAACGCGGTGCAAAGCCTGGACATCGATACCGAGGAAGACTGGGCCATCGCCGAGGCGTTTATTAAACAAGGTTTGGTATGA
- a CDS encoding sulfotransferase domain-containing protein gives MIRQIISGMTGLPWFEPALVKGIDPSDPANIVFKTDAFYSWHFVPVAEIQRELIENDARSIFVVRNIYAMTLSMYHHFADNIDWEIGRGANKSDFFASLSKDEGISRIICRRQSDGFNWQGIGGQLFQMQKMLEFAAAGSALILTFEQLVEDKAVCVRRCAEFLSLELTEQQIEAICLDSAFSTMQKKAESDGGGSHFRAGLTKGYFDSISAENKELIQEQLDRSAPELAGYAAKLGIPFITDWHNGYEWA, from the coding sequence ATGATACGCCAAATCATATCCGGCATGACCGGGCTACCGTGGTTCGAGCCGGCGCTGGTTAAAGGTATCGATCCGAGCGATCCGGCGAATATTGTATTTAAAACCGACGCCTTTTATTCCTGGCATTTCGTGCCGGTAGCGGAAATTCAGCGAGAACTGATCGAAAACGATGCGCGCAGTATCTTTGTGGTCAGGAATATCTATGCGATGACCTTATCGATGTACCATCATTTTGCCGATAATATCGACTGGGAAATTGGCCGCGGTGCCAATAAGTCCGACTTCTTCGCGAGTTTGAGCAAGGATGAAGGCATTTCCAGGATTATTTGTCGCAGGCAGTCGGATGGTTTTAACTGGCAGGGTATCGGCGGGCAATTATTTCAAATGCAAAAAATGCTGGAGTTCGCGGCGGCCGGGTCAGCTTTAATATTGACCTTTGAACAATTGGTCGAAGATAAAGCGGTTTGCGTGCGGCGATGCGCCGAGTTTTTAAGCTTGGAGTTGACCGAGCAACAAATCGAGGCTATTTGCCTGGATTCGGCGTTTTCGACAATGCAAAAAAAAGCCGAAAGCGACGGCGGCGGCTCGCATTTTAGAGCCGGCTTGACCAAGGGGTATTTCGATTCGATTTCCGCGGAGAATAAAGAGCTGATTCAGGAACAACTAGACCGCTCCGCGCCGGAATTAGCTGGATATGCCGCCAAATTAGGCATTCCTTTTATCACCGACTGGCATAATGGATACGAATGGGCGTGA
- a CDS encoding glycosyltransferase, translated as MNIEDAYLTALKQNPVVENGRTRPQYCYYDGPLTDIVLQNFIQVPADNFSEFFSHNHLPIPELIAISHEGVVHFNEIPADIIDEIHQQRTQYKVVDYIHADSFFADPLLALNVAKQRNRIYCGHPTIDGLQICYYRGELPEHGIENLLHLELDQAIEFFVDTAYRLPTKIELPDELEDELKTSIRSGFETIVNEVKQQRRTLISQLLAQAKQVTPKFHDGEPLKIMLPSSRLTTVMQYCSRAVAKAFEKRGYQVWFYMEDGEMETNNLIKFYRNYIEFNPHVIFYVNQLNNLALNDNVTHISWWQDSMPQITEHKALRWRGNDYVFSISPVLDRHLALTGAKNIVRQHFAVDDEIFNTDGDIERQNKVVFVGSSYLNSVDLSRPEQREIVEVFIEKIDNGEIVTESMAGEIAVRFRLPPAFVFWNLLHYAIRDYSVKWLCESTAMPVDIYGRYWEQDPDVAAHFNGELKHGTQVADVYRSARYALVSHPFEINSQRLAEAAACGCIPLVYDCRDVAEKPHWDDACLFFKTRRELLEILKTQARPALSPTVIAERFTYTAAVDNFIKHSNIGELSQAKQSRISMFVGR; from the coding sequence ATGAATATAGAAGATGCCTATCTGACCGCGCTTAAACAAAATCCGGTGGTCGAAAACGGCCGGACTCGGCCGCAATATTGCTATTACGACGGTCCGCTCACCGACATTGTATTGCAGAACTTTATTCAGGTACCCGCCGACAATTTTAGCGAATTCTTTTCGCATAATCATTTGCCGATACCTGAGTTAATTGCTATTTCGCACGAGGGCGTCGTGCATTTCAACGAGATACCGGCCGATATTATCGACGAAATTCATCAGCAGCGTACGCAATATAAAGTCGTCGATTATATTCATGCGGACAGTTTTTTCGCCGATCCGTTATTAGCGTTAAATGTCGCCAAACAACGGAACCGAATTTATTGCGGACATCCGACGATAGACGGTTTGCAAATCTGTTATTACCGCGGGGAACTACCCGAGCACGGCATAGAAAATCTGCTGCATTTGGAATTGGATCAAGCCATTGAGTTCTTTGTCGATACTGCTTACCGGCTGCCGACGAAAATCGAATTGCCGGACGAGTTGGAAGACGAGTTAAAAACCTCGATTCGGAGCGGATTCGAGACGATCGTTAATGAAGTTAAACAGCAGCGGCGGACCTTGATTTCGCAATTGCTGGCGCAAGCGAAACAAGTAACGCCTAAATTTCACGACGGCGAGCCACTGAAAATCATGCTGCCGTCGAGCCGATTGACCACGGTTATGCAATATTGCTCGCGGGCGGTCGCCAAGGCCTTCGAAAAGCGCGGATACCAAGTATGGTTTTACATGGAAGACGGGGAAATGGAAACCAATAACCTGATTAAGTTCTACCGAAACTATATCGAATTTAATCCCCACGTTATTTTTTACGTCAATCAATTAAATAATTTGGCGCTTAACGATAATGTCACGCATATCTCTTGGTGGCAGGACAGCATGCCGCAAATTACCGAACATAAAGCACTACGTTGGCGAGGCAATGACTATGTGTTTTCGATTTCGCCGGTACTCGACCGCCATTTGGCGTTAACCGGTGCGAAAAATATCGTTCGCCAACATTTCGCGGTCGATGACGAGATATTCAATACCGATGGCGACATCGAGCGGCAAAACAAGGTCGTATTCGTCGGTAGTTCGTATCTCAACTCGGTCGATTTAAGTCGTCCGGAGCAGCGCGAAATTGTAGAGGTTTTTATCGAAAAAATAGATAACGGCGAGATTGTCACCGAGTCGATGGCCGGCGAAATCGCGGTACGCTTTAGATTGCCGCCCGCCTTCGTATTTTGGAATTTATTGCATTACGCAATACGCGATTATTCGGTGAAATGGCTGTGCGAATCCACGGCAATGCCGGTAGACATTTACGGGCGCTACTGGGAGCAAGATCCCGATGTGGCCGCCCATTTCAACGGCGAGTTGAAACACGGCACGCAGGTTGCCGATGTGTATCGTTCGGCGCGTTACGCGCTGGTGTCCCATCCTTTCGAAATCAATTCCCAACGTTTGGCCGAAGCCGCGGCCTGCGGCTGCATTCCGCTGGTCTACGATTGCCGCGACGTGGCGGAAAAGCCGCACTGGGACGACGCCTGTTTGTTTTTTAAAACCCGTCGGGAATTGCTGGAGATATTAAAAACACAAGCCCGGCCGGCGCTTTCACCCACGGTTATCGCTGAACGGTTTACTTATACCGCAGCCGTCGATAACTTTATTAAACACAGCAATATCGGTGAACTTAGCCAAGCCAAGCAGAGCCGGATTTCAATGTTTGTCGGCCGCTAA
- a CDS encoding radical SAM protein, with protein MSKPEHINRFGNAAVTSIPEDAPLFNKPGHKLRTSNQIVDRSALSQDYQVIDTSQLSRLPGQKFKTVSHDGQEGIVRLEAGCEHEPSVPNQFTGPSFRTQRERFRFDGHKMMHHLDRVQAWQNGQRFAPVHIDMGLTKFCNTACLYCYAVVQNMTKGAMIGREALLNFVRDCGKLGVRSLGFIGDGEPTLNPTLYDATVLAGELGIDTAMATNGIALDMDRAHDLLKNMSYIRFNLSAGTPEGFRRVHQSVEGNFDLLIAKIRELVKIKKENNYKCTIGLQMVLIPECFDEVLAEAKLGAELGVDYFVIKHCSDSEYKEIGIDYDAYLNVNDLLKQAEALSNEHYVVQAKWNKINAAGETNLYKDGYRKYDQCFGTPFLLQISGNGKIYPCGPFFNKERFYIGDLHSDSFYDLVANSERYWQVHKDVAESVDVHKDCAIGCRQDYVNKFLWDLKNPPEHINFI; from the coding sequence ATGTCCAAACCCGAGCACATCAACCGATTCGGCAACGCCGCGGTCACCTCCATCCCGGAAGACGCGCCGTTGTTCAACAAGCCCGGCCACAAGTTGCGGACCTCCAATCAGATCGTCGATCGCAGCGCCTTGTCGCAAGACTATCAGGTCATCGACACCAGCCAGTTAAGCCGTTTGCCGGGGCAGAAATTCAAGACCGTGTCGCACGACGGCCAGGAAGGCATCGTGCGCCTGGAGGCCGGCTGCGAACACGAGCCTTCGGTGCCCAACCAGTTCACCGGCCCCAGCTTCCGTACTCAGCGCGAACGCTTCCGCTTCGACGGCCACAAGATGATGCATCACTTGGACCGGGTGCAGGCTTGGCAAAACGGCCAGCGTTTCGCCCCGGTGCATATCGACATGGGTTTGACCAAGTTCTGCAACACCGCCTGCTTGTACTGCTATGCGGTGGTACAGAACATGACCAAAGGCGCGATGATAGGCCGCGAGGCGCTGCTAAATTTCGTGCGCGACTGCGGCAAGCTGGGCGTGCGCTCGTTGGGTTTCATTGGCGACGGCGAGCCGACGCTGAATCCGACTTTGTACGACGCGACCGTGTTGGCCGGCGAATTGGGCATAGACACCGCGATGGCGACCAACGGCATCGCCTTGGACATGGATCGCGCCCACGACCTGCTGAAAAACATGAGCTACATTCGCTTCAACCTGTCCGCCGGCACGCCGGAAGGTTTTCGCCGGGTGCATCAGTCGGTGGAAGGCAATTTCGACTTGCTGATCGCCAAGATCCGCGAGCTCGTCAAAATCAAGAAAGAAAATAATTACAAATGCACGATAGGCCTGCAAATGGTACTGATCCCCGAGTGCTTCGACGAAGTGCTGGCCGAAGCCAAGCTGGGTGCCGAATTGGGCGTGGATTACTTCGTCATCAAACATTGCTCGGATTCCGAATACAAGGAAATCGGCATCGATTACGACGCCTATCTGAACGTCAACGACCTATTGAAACAGGCCGAAGCACTAAGCAACGAGCACTACGTGGTGCAGGCCAAATGGAACAAGATTAACGCCGCCGGCGAAACCAATCTGTACAAGGACGGCTACCGTAAATACGACCAATGCTTCGGCACGCCGTTTCTATTGCAGATTTCCGGCAACGGCAAAATCTATCCGTGCGGACCGTTCTTCAACAAGGAACGGTTTTACATCGGCGATCTGCACAGCGATTCGTTTTACGATCTGGTCGCCAACAGCGAGCGCTACTGGCAGGTGCACAAAGACGTCGCCGAGTCGGTCGATGTTCACAAGGATTGCGCGATCGGCTGCCGCCAGGATTATGTGAACAAATTCCTGTGGGATTTAAAAAATCCGCCGGAACATATTAATTTTATTTAA